One genomic region from Vanacampus margaritifer isolate UIUO_Vmar chromosome 2, RoL_Vmar_1.0, whole genome shotgun sequence encodes:
- the elof1 gene encoding transcription elongation factor 1 homolog encodes MGRRKSKRKPPPKKKMTGNLDTQFTCPFCNHEKSCDVKMERTRNTGIISCSVCLEEFQTPITYLSEPVDVYSDWIDACEAANQ; translated from the exons ATGGGGCGCAGAAAATCCAAGCGAAAGCCTCCccccaagaaaaaaatgacaggcaACCTGGACACCCAGTTCACATGCCCGTTTTGTAACCACGAGAAATCCTGTGACGTGAAAAT GGAACGGACACGAAACACGGGGATTATTTCATGCAGTGTTTGCTTGGAGGAGTTCCAGACTCCTATAACCT ACCTGTCGGAACCAGTGGATGTTTACAGTGACTGGATAGATGCGTGTGAAGCAGCCAATCAGTGA
- the cnn1b gene encoding calponin-1 isoform X1, with translation MSQHFRSGPAFGLSAEVKSKLAGKYDPHMEEALRLWIQDVTSKKIGENFMESLKDGVLLCELINILQPGSVKKINNSSQNWHQLENIGNFVRAITEYGLKLHDIFEANDLFENVNHTQVQSTLIALAGMAKSKGFHSKYDIGVKYAEKQQRRFAPEKLREGRNIIGLQMGTNKLASQKGMTSYGTRRHLYDSRMGMDNPMDQSTISLQMGTNKGANQSGMTAPGTRRHIFDKKLELENCDTSTISLQMGTNKVASQQGMTTYGLPRQVYDNKYCANPAETYYNNGSEAEFDGYNQYCD, from the exons TTGGCAGGCAAGTATGACCCTCATATGGAAGAGGCGCTGAGGTTATGGATTCAGGATGTTACCAGCAAGAAGATTGGAGAAAACTTCATGGAGAGTCTGAAAGATGGAGTCCTACTCTGCGA ACTCATTAACATTCTCCAGCCAGGCTCAGTAAAAAAGATCAACAACTCCAGTCAAAACTGGCATCAG TTGGAAAACATTGGGAATTTTGTCCGCGCGATCACAGAGTACGGCCTGAAACTTCACGACATCTTTGAGGCCAACGATTTGTTTGAGAATGTCAACCACACTCAGGTCCAGTCCACTCTCATCGCTTTGGCAGGAATG GCCAAGTCGAAAGGGTTCCACTCCAAATATGACATTGGGGTCAAGTATGCTGAGAAGCAGCAGCGTCGCTTTGCTCCAGAGAAGCTCAGGGAGGGCCGCAACATCATCGGCTTGCAG ATGGGCACCAACAAGCTTGCCAGTCAAAAAGGTATGACTTCTTACGGCACAAGACGCCATCTCTATGACTCGAGGATGGGCATGGACAACCCAATGGACCAGTCGACCATCAGTCTACAGATGGGTACGAACAAAGGAGCCAACCAG TCTGGTATGACGGCACCAGGAACAAGGAGGCACATCTTTGACAAGAAGCTGGAGCTGGAGAACTGTGACACCAGCACTATATCGCTGCAGATGGGCACCAACAAAGTGGCCTCCCAGCAGGGCATGACCACCTACGGCCTCCCCCGCCAGGTCTACGACAACAAGTACTGCGCCAACCCTGCCGAGACCTACTACAACAATGGGAGTGAGGCCGAATTTGATGGCTACAACCAGTACTGTGACTAA
- the cnn1b gene encoding calponin-1 isoform X2: MKFHHNFKLAGKYDPHMEEALRLWIQDVTSKKIGENFMESLKDGVLLCELINILQPGSVKKINNSSQNWHQLENIGNFVRAITEYGLKLHDIFEANDLFENVNHTQVQSTLIALAGMAKSKGFHSKYDIGVKYAEKQQRRFAPEKLREGRNIIGLQMGTNKLASQKGMTSYGTRRHLYDSRMGMDNPMDQSTISLQMGTNKGANQSGMTAPGTRRHIFDKKLELENCDTSTISLQMGTNKVASQQGMTTYGLPRQVYDNKYCANPAETYYNNGSEAEFDGYNQYCD, translated from the exons atgaaatttcATCACAATTTCAAG TTGGCAGGCAAGTATGACCCTCATATGGAAGAGGCGCTGAGGTTATGGATTCAGGATGTTACCAGCAAGAAGATTGGAGAAAACTTCATGGAGAGTCTGAAAGATGGAGTCCTACTCTGCGA ACTCATTAACATTCTCCAGCCAGGCTCAGTAAAAAAGATCAACAACTCCAGTCAAAACTGGCATCAG TTGGAAAACATTGGGAATTTTGTCCGCGCGATCACAGAGTACGGCCTGAAACTTCACGACATCTTTGAGGCCAACGATTTGTTTGAGAATGTCAACCACACTCAGGTCCAGTCCACTCTCATCGCTTTGGCAGGAATG GCCAAGTCGAAAGGGTTCCACTCCAAATATGACATTGGGGTCAAGTATGCTGAGAAGCAGCAGCGTCGCTTTGCTCCAGAGAAGCTCAGGGAGGGCCGCAACATCATCGGCTTGCAG ATGGGCACCAACAAGCTTGCCAGTCAAAAAGGTATGACTTCTTACGGCACAAGACGCCATCTCTATGACTCGAGGATGGGCATGGACAACCCAATGGACCAGTCGACCATCAGTCTACAGATGGGTACGAACAAAGGAGCCAACCAG TCTGGTATGACGGCACCAGGAACAAGGAGGCACATCTTTGACAAGAAGCTGGAGCTGGAGAACTGTGACACCAGCACTATATCGCTGCAGATGGGCACCAACAAAGTGGCCTCCCAGCAGGGCATGACCACCTACGGCCTCCCCCGCCAGGTCTACGACAACAAGTACTGCGCCAACCCTGCCGAGACCTACTACAACAATGGGAGTGAGGCCGAATTTGATGGCTACAACCAGTACTGTGACTAA